In Papaver somniferum cultivar HN1 chromosome 1, ASM357369v1, whole genome shotgun sequence, a genomic segment contains:
- the LOC113283711 gene encoding H/ACA ribonucleoprotein complex subunit GAR1-like: MDRYQRVEKPRPETPINENEIRITTQGRMRNYITYATTLLQEKDSTEIVLKAMGRAINKTVMIAELIKRRIADLHQNTAIGSTDITDTWEPLEEGLVPLETTRHVSMITIVLSKKELDTSSTGYQPPIPADQVKPWTEFDYEGEGSPGGRGRGRGGRGRGGRGRGNFNGGGEFNGDGGNYEGGRGFGGRGRGRGRGRGFRGRGRGGYGGGDMQPEFGGYNNEYNDGPPALTRGRGRGRGRGGRGRGRDYNRADGQQQVQPVVA; encoded by the exons ATGGATCGGTATCAGAGAGTAGAGAAACCAAGGCCTGAAACACCGATTAATGAGAATGAGATTAGAATAACTACACAAGGAAGGATGAGAAACTACATTACTTATGCTACTACTCTTCTTCAG GAAAAAGACTCTACTGAGATTGTTCTCAAAGCCATGGGAAGGGCGATTAACAAGACTGTAATGATTGCTGAATTAATTAAG AGAAGGATTGCTGATCTTCATCAGAATACAGCAATTGGATCAACCGATATAACTGACACATGGGAGCCACTTGAAGAAGGCCTTGTCCC aTTGGAGACTACCCGCCATGTTTCAATGATCACTATTGTACTATCCAAAAAGGAGCTGGATACATCCTCCACTGG GTACCAACCACCTATTCCAGCTGATCAAGTGAAACCATGGACTGAATTTGATTATGAAGGAG AGGGCTCTCCTGGTGGTAGAGGTAGAGGACGTGGTGGCCGAGGAAGGGGTGGAAGAGGTCGAG GGAACTTTAATGGAGGTGGTGAATTCAATGGAGATGGAGGAAATTATGAAGGTGGACGTGGCTTTGGTGGCAGAGGAAGAGGCCGCGGAAGAGGCCGTGGTTTCCGCGGGCGTGGAAGAGGAGGTTATGGTGGCGGAGATATGCAACCTGAATTTGGTGGTTATAACAATGAGTACAATGATGGGCCTCCTGCCCTAACACGTG GGCGTGGCCGTGGTAGAGGAAGGGGGGGTCGTGGGCGTGGGCGGGACTATAATAGGGCAGATGGACAACAGCAGGTTCAGCCTGTAGTTGCTTGA
- the LOC113327867 gene encoding lysine histidine transporter-like 5 isoform X1 yields the protein MVDQRNIMSDATSRERTKQTEEELNNWLPITANREAKWWYSAFHNVTAMVGAGVLGLPYAMSQLGWVPGIIGITLSWLITLYTLWQLVELHEDVPGKRFDRYPELGEHAFGPKLGYWIVMPQQLAVQVATNIVYMVTGGKSLKKTWDLMIPHLANVRKTYFILIFAAVQLCLSQIPNFNSLKAISLLAAVMSFSYSAIACITCIIFGVKNHHVSTPSYAVRGKTTAGIVFDVFNAIGTIAFSFAGHSVVLEIQATIPSTPEKPSTKPMWKGVVVAYLIVALCYFPVAIAGFWAYGNAVEDDVLISLEHPPWLISLANFMVFLHVVGSWQVFAMPVFDMLEAYLVKNLNFTPGTPLRIIGRSGYVVITAFIGICIPFFGGLLGFFGGLIFAPISYFIPCIMWQILRKPKRWSFHWFACWISNVLGVLIMVLSPIGGTREIVLSFKSYKFFS from the exons A TGGTGGATCAGAGAAACATAATGTCAGATGCAACGAGTAGAGAAAGGACTAAACAAACCGAAGAAGAGCTGAATAACTGGCTGCCGATTACTGCAAATCGAGAAGCCAAATGGTGGTATTCTGCCTTTCACAATGTCACTGCAATGGTTGGTGCTGGTGTTCTTGGATTACCTTACGCCATGTCCCAACTTGGCTG GGTGCCAGGAATTATTGGCATAACGTTGTCTTGGTTGATCACATTGTATACATTGTGGCAATTAGTTGAGTTACATGAAGACGTACCAGGGAAGAGGTTCGATCGATACCCTGAACTTGGCGAACATGCATTTGGCCCCAAGTTAGGATATTGGATCGTCATGCCTCAACAACTTGCTGTTCAAGTTGCAACCAATATTGTTTACATGGTCACAGGTGGAAAATCATTAAAGAAGACGTGGGATTTGATGATTCCACATCTGGCTAATGTTCGAAAAACTTATTTTATCTTGATTTTTGCTGCCGTTCAGTTATGTCTTTCTCAAATTCCAAATTTCAATTCATTGAAAGCTATCTCATTACTTGCCGCAGTCATGTCCTTTAG TTACTCAGCAATAGCTTGTATCACATGTATAATTTTTGGTGTAAAGAATCACCATGTAAGTACACCGAGTTATGCAGTACGAGGAAAGACAACAGCGGGAATAGTTTTCGATGTTTTCAACGCCATTGGGACAATTGCATTCTCATTTGCAGGACACAGTGTAGTTCTGGAGATTCAAGCAACCATACcttcaacacccgagaaaccgtCAACTAAACCAATGTGGAAGGGTGTTGTGGTCGCATATTTGATAGTAGCCCTTTGCTACTTCCCAGTTGCTATCGCAGGGTTTTGGGCATATGGTAATGCGGTTGAAGATGATGTTCTTATTTCTTTAGAACATCCTCCGTGGCTGATCTCTCTCGCAAACTTTATGGTGTTCTTGCACGTTGTTGGCAGCTGGCAG GTTTTCGCTATGCCCGTCTTTGATATGCTGGAAGCGTACTTGGTGAAGAATTTAAATTTCACACCTGGTACTCCACTTAGAATCATTGGTCGCAGTGGATATGTTG TTATAACTGCATTCATTGGCATCTGCATCCCTTTCTTTGGCGGGTTGTTAGGATTCTTTGGAGGACTTATATTTGCTCCTATTTCATATTTC ATTCCTTGTATCATGTGGCAAATTCTTCGCAAGCCTAAAAGATGGAGCTTCCATTGGTTCGCTTGTTGG ATATCCAATGTGCTTGGCGTGCTTATCATGGTTCTTTCACCAATCGGCGGAACTCGAGAAATTGTTCTTTCATTCAAATCTTACAAGTTCTTTTCTTAA
- the LOC113327867 gene encoding lysine histidine transporter-like 5 isoform X2, whose amino-acid sequence MSDATSRERTKQTEEELNNWLPITANREAKWWYSAFHNVTAMVGAGVLGLPYAMSQLGWVPGIIGITLSWLITLYTLWQLVELHEDVPGKRFDRYPELGEHAFGPKLGYWIVMPQQLAVQVATNIVYMVTGGKSLKKTWDLMIPHLANVRKTYFILIFAAVQLCLSQIPNFNSLKAISLLAAVMSFSYSAIACITCIIFGVKNHHVSTPSYAVRGKTTAGIVFDVFNAIGTIAFSFAGHSVVLEIQATIPSTPEKPSTKPMWKGVVVAYLIVALCYFPVAIAGFWAYGNAVEDDVLISLEHPPWLISLANFMVFLHVVGSWQVFAMPVFDMLEAYLVKNLNFTPGTPLRIIGRSGYVVITAFIGICIPFFGGLLGFFGGLIFAPISYFIPCIMWQILRKPKRWSFHWFACWISNVLGVLIMVLSPIGGTREIVLSFKSYKFFS is encoded by the exons ATGTCAGATGCAACGAGTAGAGAAAGGACTAAACAAACCGAAGAAGAGCTGAATAACTGGCTGCCGATTACTGCAAATCGAGAAGCCAAATGGTGGTATTCTGCCTTTCACAATGTCACTGCAATGGTTGGTGCTGGTGTTCTTGGATTACCTTACGCCATGTCCCAACTTGGCTG GGTGCCAGGAATTATTGGCATAACGTTGTCTTGGTTGATCACATTGTATACATTGTGGCAATTAGTTGAGTTACATGAAGACGTACCAGGGAAGAGGTTCGATCGATACCCTGAACTTGGCGAACATGCATTTGGCCCCAAGTTAGGATATTGGATCGTCATGCCTCAACAACTTGCTGTTCAAGTTGCAACCAATATTGTTTACATGGTCACAGGTGGAAAATCATTAAAGAAGACGTGGGATTTGATGATTCCACATCTGGCTAATGTTCGAAAAACTTATTTTATCTTGATTTTTGCTGCCGTTCAGTTATGTCTTTCTCAAATTCCAAATTTCAATTCATTGAAAGCTATCTCATTACTTGCCGCAGTCATGTCCTTTAG TTACTCAGCAATAGCTTGTATCACATGTATAATTTTTGGTGTAAAGAATCACCATGTAAGTACACCGAGTTATGCAGTACGAGGAAAGACAACAGCGGGAATAGTTTTCGATGTTTTCAACGCCATTGGGACAATTGCATTCTCATTTGCAGGACACAGTGTAGTTCTGGAGATTCAAGCAACCATACcttcaacacccgagaaaccgtCAACTAAACCAATGTGGAAGGGTGTTGTGGTCGCATATTTGATAGTAGCCCTTTGCTACTTCCCAGTTGCTATCGCAGGGTTTTGGGCATATGGTAATGCGGTTGAAGATGATGTTCTTATTTCTTTAGAACATCCTCCGTGGCTGATCTCTCTCGCAAACTTTATGGTGTTCTTGCACGTTGTTGGCAGCTGGCAG GTTTTCGCTATGCCCGTCTTTGATATGCTGGAAGCGTACTTGGTGAAGAATTTAAATTTCACACCTGGTACTCCACTTAGAATCATTGGTCGCAGTGGATATGTTG TTATAACTGCATTCATTGGCATCTGCATCCCTTTCTTTGGCGGGTTGTTAGGATTCTTTGGAGGACTTATATTTGCTCCTATTTCATATTTC ATTCCTTGTATCATGTGGCAAATTCTTCGCAAGCCTAAAAGATGGAGCTTCCATTGGTTCGCTTGTTGG ATATCCAATGTGCTTGGCGTGCTTATCATGGTTCTTTCACCAATCGGCGGAACTCGAGAAATTGTTCTTTCATTCAAATCTTACAAGTTCTTTTCTTAA